DNA from Lusitaniella coriacea LEGE 07157:
ATGGCGATGACGGTGGTTCAAACTCGTTCGCCGGATCTTATTTTGCTTGACATTATGATGCCACAAATGGATGGTTATGAAGTCTGTCAATCCTTGAAAAACGATCCTAAAACGGCTGGAATTCCTATTATTTTTCTCAGCGCATTGAAAGAAACCTTCGACAAAGTTAAAGCGTTTGAGGTGGGTGGAGCAGACTATATTACTAAGCCTTTTCAAATGGAAGAGGTTTTAGTGCGCGTAAAAAATCAATTAACGATTTGTAATTTACAAAAAGAGCTGCGCGTTCAGAACGAAGAGCTACAGCAGTCAAACCAAGAACTCGAACAGTTTACTTCTATCGTTTCTCACGACTTGAAACAACCCATCCAAAGTATTATTGGGTTTGCTCGGTTGTTGGATATGATATATCAAGATGTTCTGGATGAAAAAGCAAACCAATATTTATCTAAAATTGTTAGTTCGAGTAATCGAATGCAATCGCTCATTGACGACTTGCTTCTTTCTTCGCGCTTTAACTCACAACTTCCCAATCTAAAACGAATAAATTGTAATACTATTGTCAATCAGATCATCTCTAATTTAGAGGTTCCGATTGAGGAAAACCAAGCAACAATCGATTGCGAGTCGCTGCCAACTATTCTGGCGAATGAAACGCAAATGATGCAACTGTTTCAAAACTTGATTCATAACGCGATTAAATATCAACGTTCCGGGACACAGCCTCAAGTCAAAGTTTCAGCAACGCAGAAAGATAGCGGATATTTATTCACCATTTCAGATAATGGAATTGGTATCAGCAACGAACAATTTTCCAAGATTTTTGAGCGGTTTCATCGCATTCCAACGGAAAAAGATTATGAAGGAACGGGAATTGGATTGGCGATTTGCAAACAGATTGTCGAACGCTACGGCGGCGAGATTTGGGTGGAGTCAGAATTGGATGTGGGGACGCAGTTTTATTTCACGCTTCCATCGGAACCGCAGGAATAAACTGTTCGGTATTGAAGTCAAAACCTTGCTATTTCTAGCGTATCGCTTTGTAAAGTGTCCTAATCTTAATTGTTCTCTCTCAACTGTTGAAATAACAAATCTGCTGCTGATTGCTGTCCGCCAAGACTGAGATGAACGCTATCGACAAAATAAGATTTCGCGGTTTGGGGAGGTAATTTAGACCACGCATTGTGGGTGTCTGTAATAGGAATATTGGAGGCGGCGAGGTGTTGGAAAAATTGGGTTTTGTAAGGGGGTTCGTTGGGGGTGGGAAGTAAATCGCGGCGGTCGGGAGTGTAGAGTATGTACAAGGGGATGTTTTGCTCGCGAACGAGGCGCGCGATCGCGTCCAACCGTTCTAAATTCTCTTGAAACAGCATATCCAAAGGCTTTGCCGCATTCACTTTCACCGCAGAAGATGACGCAAGCCAACCGCGCAATCTCGGTAAAATATAAGTAAAAATCGCCTCAGAAATTGCCGAGGGAGGTTTTTCGGTCTGCGCAAGATTTTTCCCTGTGGAAGTGGGTTGAAGCAAATCGTGAGTGCCAATCTGCAAGATAACCACATCGCTTTCAAACGTGCCAAATTTGCGCAAATAGCCCAACTGATTGCCAATACCCCAGGAATTTGCCGAAGCATTCAGAACCTCTACAGATTCCTCCTCCTTTGAGAGTTTCGCTTCCAATTGCTCGGAGATTGTTTTCCCTTGGTCGGTACGATTGCCCCCATTGAGAACAGAATCCCCCAACATTAAAATCCGGAAGGTTCCTTGGGACTTTTGAGGTTCAATGGGTTCGGAACGTTGGGAGAACTGGTTGTACTCCACGCGATTGCCAAAACGGTACAGTTTTTGGTTCGGTTTGAACCGATATCCCATTTCTTCATCTGCGATTACCAAAGGGGGGTTTCCCAGTCCAACCGCAAGTCGCAGACCCCCCTCTATGGCAATAAGGCTTGTTATTGCCGCACAGGTTCCGTAAATCAACAAACTTTTCCGCATTTTAAGTCACCGCATTAATTCCTAACGCCTTTTGCGATTCACCTTCTTCAAGAAACTCAGAGGGTTTCCCATCCAAAAGCAAAGCGCAACACCCCCTCTATGGCAATAACGCCACACTATTGCCACACAGGTTCCATAAATCAACAAACTTTTCCGCATTTTAAGTTACCGCATTAATCCCTAATATCT
Protein-coding regions in this window:
- a CDS encoding response regulator — its product is MTNAQSIANADILIVDDTPDNLRILSTILTKQGYEVRKALNGQMAMTVVQTRSPDLILLDIMMPQMDGYEVCQSLKNDPKTAGIPIIFLSALKETFDKVKAFEVGGADYITKPFQMEEVLVRVKNQLTICNLQKELRVQNEELQQSNQELEQFTSIVSHDLKQPIQSIIGFARLLDMIYQDVLDEKANQYLSKIVSSSNRMQSLIDDLLLSSRFNSQLPNLKRINCNTIVNQIISNLEVPIEENQATIDCESLPTILANETQMMQLFQNLIHNAIKYQRSGTQPQVKVSATQKDSGYLFTISDNGIGISNEQFSKIFERFHRIPTEKDYEGTGIGLAICKQIVERYGGEIWVESELDVGTQFYFTLPSEPQE
- a CDS encoding SGNH/GDSL hydrolase family protein; the encoded protein is MRKSLLIYGTCAAITSLIAIEGGLRLAVGLGNPPLVIADEEMGYRFKPNQKLYRFGNRVEYNQFSQRSEPIEPQKSQGTFRILMLGDSVLNGGNRTDQGKTISEQLEAKLSKEEESVEVLNASANSWGIGNQLGYLRKFGTFESDVVILQIGTHDLLQPTSTGKNLAQTEKPPSAISEAIFTYILPRLRGWLASSSAVKVNAAKPLDMLFQENLERLDAIARLVREQNIPLYILYTPDRRDLLPTPNEPPYKTQFFQHLAASNIPITDTHNAWSKLPPQTAKSYFVDSVHLSLGGQQSAADLLFQQLRENN